One part of the Salvelinus fontinalis isolate EN_2023a chromosome 4, ASM2944872v1, whole genome shotgun sequence genome encodes these proteins:
- the LOC129853970 gene encoding zinc finger MYM-type protein 1-like, translated as MQGQTGRDRESQESDCESVRVVKGKEPRRETSEDSVTATAGPGVTLVASSTSIGDSGTASSSYLSDGTKPYQPHPQFIEPQTLANRVLTFQERWFRDFPWLHYNPSIKGVLCFHCSQGFSSQPSFGQRADAPFISAGFRNWRKAIEKFTAHQNCQTHRHFVTVTAHQLNPISVQLSSAWGKQQEDARHCLMKIVSSVRHVVRQGQAFRGHTDDSGNLYQLLKLRAEEDDAILLKWLTERTTMYTGRKAQNEILNIMANTVIRGIAAEIRSLPIVQFSLIVDGTQDVSGAEQESVCLRYVDHDLVPHEDSPVVSDTLSLVCRLQSSVCGHLLGAREMTKATLHCMRKQQL; from the exons atgcagggacagactggcagagacagggagtctcag gagtcagactgtgagtcagtgagggtggtgaaagggaaagagccaaggagagagacttcagaggacagtgtcacagccacggcaggaccaggtgtcacccttgttgccagcagcaccagtataggggacagtggcacagcatcgtccagttacctcagtgatggcacaaaaccatatcagccacacccacaatttatagaaccgcaaactcttgccaacagagtgttgacgtttcaagagagatggtttcgcgatttcccctggctacattataatccatcaataaaaggagtgttgtgttttcactgtagccaagggttttcaagccagccatcttttggccaaagagcagatgctcccttcattagtgcaggatttaggaactggagaaaagccattgaaaaattcacagcacatcaaaactgccaaacccaccgccactttgtaactgtaacagcacaccagctaaatccaatcagtgtccagttatccagcgcgtggggtaaacagcaggaggacgcaaggcattgcttgatgaaaattgttagttcggtgcggcatgtagtaagacagggacaagcctttagaggccacacggatgacagtgggaatttataccagcttttgaaactcagggcagaagaggatgatgccattttactgaagtggttaacagagcgtaccacaatgtacacaggccgcaaagcacagaatgaaattctgaacatcatggccaatacagtcattcgaggcattgcagctgagattaggtctcttccgattgtacaattttcattaattgttgatggtactcaagatgtctctggtgctgaacaggagagtgtctgtctgcgttatgttgaccatgaccttgtccctcacgaggactcgcctgttgtctccgacaccctgtctctggtatgcaggctgcagtcgagtgtgtgcggtcatcttttaggggcaagagaaatgacgaaagctaccttgcactgtatgagaaagcaacaactttga